In Panthera leo isolate Ple1 chromosome B3, P.leo_Ple1_pat1.1, whole genome shotgun sequence, a single genomic region encodes these proteins:
- the TINF2 gene encoding TERF1-interacting nuclear factor 2 isoform X4 produces MATPPGAGPAALRFAAAATWQVVRGRRVEHFPRVLEFLRSLRAAAPGLVRYRHHERLCMGLKAKVVVELIFQGRPWAQVLNALHHHFPESGPVVRDPKATKQDLRKISEAQKTFCQQVKQLAETPVDLASKLRELEQEYGESFLAAMEKLFFEYLCQLEKALPALQAQQLQDVLSWMQPGVSITSSFALSQYGVDMGWPLPERLVTDSVSVTEPMEQSPPQQPNLVLHDPSPKARPSSYLSRGLASRKNPEPLAGHHFNLAPLGRRRIQSRWASTKGDHKERPTVMLFPFRNLGSPSQIISEPESREEHETHTADLAGAAGMRAASTGKSKSPSQTLGGRALKENPVDLFASEKEENCLVCPMDPLRLSLSPPKARKPGPSVHTLPAPLPKALATSPGQLQPPSCKVKSTVKR; encoded by the exons ATGGCCACGCCCCCGGGGGCCGGTCCCGCGGCTCTGCGCTTCGCAGCCGCGGCCACCTGGCAAGTGGTGCGGGGACGCCGCGTGGAGCATTTCCCCCGGGTGTTAGAGTTTTTGCGATCACTGCGCGCTGCTGCCCCTGGCTTGGTTCGCTACCGCCACCATGAACGCCTGTGTATGGGTCTAAAGGCCAAG GTAGTGGTGGAGCTGATCTTTCAGGGCCGGCCGTGGGCCCAAGTTCTGAATGCCCTACATCACCACTTCCCAGAGTCTGGACCTGTAGTGCGGGACCCGAAAGCT ACAAAGCAGGATCTGAGGAAGATCTCAGAGGCACAGAAAACCTTTTGCCAACAGGTGAAGCAACTAGCAGAGACCCCAGTGGACTTGGCTTCCAAGCTGCGG GAACTTGAACAAGAGTATGGGGAATCCTTTTTGGCTGCCATGGAAAAGCTGTTTTTTGAATACCTGTGTCAGCTGGAAAAAGCACTGCCTGCGTTGCAGGCACAGCAG CTTCAAGATGTGCTGAGCTGGATGCAGCCTGGAGTTTCTATCACTTCTTCTTTTGCCTTGAGCCAATATGGTGTGGACATGGGGTGGCCACTTCCAG agcgTTTGGTTACTGATTCAGTGAGCGTGACAGAGCCCATGGAGCAGAGTCCTCCTCAGCAACCAAATCTAGTACTTCATGATCCATCGCCAAAAGCCAGGCCTAGCTCATACCTTTCTCGGGGACTAGCCTCAAGGAAGAACCCAGAACCTTTGGCTGGCCACCACTTCAATCTGGCCCCTCTAGGCCGGCGAAGAATCCAGTCCCGATGGGCATCCACTAAGGGAGACCATAAGGAGCGCCCTACAGTCATGCTGTTCCCCTTTAGGAATCTGGGTTCACCAAGCCAGATCATATCTGAGCCTGAGAGCAGGGAAGAACATGAAACACACACGGCAGATCTGGCAGGTGCTGCGGGCATGAGAGCAGCTTCCACTGGAAAGTCTAAGAGTCCATCCCAGACCCTGGGGGGAAGAGCTCTGAAGGAGAACCCAGTTGACTTGTTTGCTtcagagaaagaaga GAATTGCTTGGTTTGCCCCATGGACCCCCTGAGACTGTCATTATCACCTCCTAAGGCTAGGAAGCCAG GACCCTCCGTCCACACTCTCCCAGCACCCTTACCGAAAGCCTTGGCCACATCCCCTGGACAGCTGCAGCCTCCATCCTGCAAAGTGAAGAGCACTGTGAAGAGATAA
- the TINF2 gene encoding TERF1-interacting nuclear factor 2 isoform X3, producing MATPPGAGPAALRFAAAATWQVVRGRRVEHFPRVLEFLRSLRAAAPGLVRYRHHERLCMGLKAKVVVELIFQGRPWAQVLNALHHHFPESGPVVRDPKATKQDLRKISEAQKTFCQQVKQLAETPVDLASKLRELEQEYGESFLAAMEKLFFEYLCQLEKALPALQAQQLQDVLSWMQPGVSITSSFALSQYGVDMGWPLPERLVTDSVSVTEPMEQSPPQQPNLVLHDPSPKARPSSYLSRGLASRKNPEPLAGHHFNLAPLGRRRIQSRWASTKGDHKERPTVMLFPFRNLGSPSQIISEPESREEHETHTADLAGAAGMRAASTGKSKSPSQTLGGRALKENPVDLFASEKEENCLVCPMDPLRLSLSPPKARKPVCPPSLCSSVITIGDLVLDSDEEENDQREGRDPPSTLSQHPYRKPWPHPLDSCSLHPAK from the exons ATGGCCACGCCCCCGGGGGCCGGTCCCGCGGCTCTGCGCTTCGCAGCCGCGGCCACCTGGCAAGTGGTGCGGGGACGCCGCGTGGAGCATTTCCCCCGGGTGTTAGAGTTTTTGCGATCACTGCGCGCTGCTGCCCCTGGCTTGGTTCGCTACCGCCACCATGAACGCCTGTGTATGGGTCTAAAGGCCAAG GTAGTGGTGGAGCTGATCTTTCAGGGCCGGCCGTGGGCCCAAGTTCTGAATGCCCTACATCACCACTTCCCAGAGTCTGGACCTGTAGTGCGGGACCCGAAAGCT ACAAAGCAGGATCTGAGGAAGATCTCAGAGGCACAGAAAACCTTTTGCCAACAGGTGAAGCAACTAGCAGAGACCCCAGTGGACTTGGCTTCCAAGCTGCGG GAACTTGAACAAGAGTATGGGGAATCCTTTTTGGCTGCCATGGAAAAGCTGTTTTTTGAATACCTGTGTCAGCTGGAAAAAGCACTGCCTGCGTTGCAGGCACAGCAG CTTCAAGATGTGCTGAGCTGGATGCAGCCTGGAGTTTCTATCACTTCTTCTTTTGCCTTGAGCCAATATGGTGTGGACATGGGGTGGCCACTTCCAG agcgTTTGGTTACTGATTCAGTGAGCGTGACAGAGCCCATGGAGCAGAGTCCTCCTCAGCAACCAAATCTAGTACTTCATGATCCATCGCCAAAAGCCAGGCCTAGCTCATACCTTTCTCGGGGACTAGCCTCAAGGAAGAACCCAGAACCTTTGGCTGGCCACCACTTCAATCTGGCCCCTCTAGGCCGGCGAAGAATCCAGTCCCGATGGGCATCCACTAAGGGAGACCATAAGGAGCGCCCTACAGTCATGCTGTTCCCCTTTAGGAATCTGGGTTCACCAAGCCAGATCATATCTGAGCCTGAGAGCAGGGAAGAACATGAAACACACACGGCAGATCTGGCAGGTGCTGCGGGCATGAGAGCAGCTTCCACTGGAAAGTCTAAGAGTCCATCCCAGACCCTGGGGGGAAGAGCTCTGAAGGAGAACCCAGTTGACTTGTTTGCTtcagagaaagaaga GAATTGCTTGGTTTGCCCCATGGACCCCCTGAGACTGTCATTATCACCTCCTAAGGCTAGGAAGCCAG TGTGTCCCCCATCTCTGTGCAGCTCTGTCATTACCATAGGGGACTTGGTTTTGGACTctgatgaagaagaaaatgaccagagggaaggaagg GACCCTCCGTCCACACTCTCCCAGCACCCTTACCGAAAGCCTTGGCCACATCCCCTGGACAGCTGCAGCCTCCATCCTGCAAAGTGA
- the TINF2 gene encoding TERF1-interacting nuclear factor 2 isoform X1, giving the protein MATPPGAGPAALRFAAAATWQVVRGRRVEHFPRVLEFLRSLRAAAPGLVRYRHHERLCMGLKAKVVVELIFQGRPWAQVLNALHHHFPESGPVVRDPKATKQDLRKISEAQKTFCQQVKQLAETPVDLASKLRELEQEYGESFLAAMEKLFFEYLCQLEKALPALQAQQLQDVLSWMQPGVSITSSFALSQYGVDMGWPLPERLVTDSVSVTEPMEQSPPQQPNLVLHDPSPKARPSSYLSRGLASRKNPEPLAGHHFNLAPLGRRRIQSRWASTKGDHKERPTVMLFPFRNLGSPSQIISEPESREEHETHTADLAGAAGMRAASTGKSKSPSQTLGGRALKENPVDLFASEKEENCLVCPMDPLRLSLSPPKARKPVCPPSLCSSVITIGDLVLDSDEEENDQREGRESLENYQKTKFDTLIPTFYEYLPTSGPSAVSVPPMTMQTGLDTYDRTGILSALHLSP; this is encoded by the exons ATGGCCACGCCCCCGGGGGCCGGTCCCGCGGCTCTGCGCTTCGCAGCCGCGGCCACCTGGCAAGTGGTGCGGGGACGCCGCGTGGAGCATTTCCCCCGGGTGTTAGAGTTTTTGCGATCACTGCGCGCTGCTGCCCCTGGCTTGGTTCGCTACCGCCACCATGAACGCCTGTGTATGGGTCTAAAGGCCAAG GTAGTGGTGGAGCTGATCTTTCAGGGCCGGCCGTGGGCCCAAGTTCTGAATGCCCTACATCACCACTTCCCAGAGTCTGGACCTGTAGTGCGGGACCCGAAAGCT ACAAAGCAGGATCTGAGGAAGATCTCAGAGGCACAGAAAACCTTTTGCCAACAGGTGAAGCAACTAGCAGAGACCCCAGTGGACTTGGCTTCCAAGCTGCGG GAACTTGAACAAGAGTATGGGGAATCCTTTTTGGCTGCCATGGAAAAGCTGTTTTTTGAATACCTGTGTCAGCTGGAAAAAGCACTGCCTGCGTTGCAGGCACAGCAG CTTCAAGATGTGCTGAGCTGGATGCAGCCTGGAGTTTCTATCACTTCTTCTTTTGCCTTGAGCCAATATGGTGTGGACATGGGGTGGCCACTTCCAG agcgTTTGGTTACTGATTCAGTGAGCGTGACAGAGCCCATGGAGCAGAGTCCTCCTCAGCAACCAAATCTAGTACTTCATGATCCATCGCCAAAAGCCAGGCCTAGCTCATACCTTTCTCGGGGACTAGCCTCAAGGAAGAACCCAGAACCTTTGGCTGGCCACCACTTCAATCTGGCCCCTCTAGGCCGGCGAAGAATCCAGTCCCGATGGGCATCCACTAAGGGAGACCATAAGGAGCGCCCTACAGTCATGCTGTTCCCCTTTAGGAATCTGGGTTCACCAAGCCAGATCATATCTGAGCCTGAGAGCAGGGAAGAACATGAAACACACACGGCAGATCTGGCAGGTGCTGCGGGCATGAGAGCAGCTTCCACTGGAAAGTCTAAGAGTCCATCCCAGACCCTGGGGGGAAGAGCTCTGAAGGAGAACCCAGTTGACTTGTTTGCTtcagagaaagaaga GAATTGCTTGGTTTGCCCCATGGACCCCCTGAGACTGTCATTATCACCTCCTAAGGCTAGGAAGCCAG TGTGTCCCCCATCTCTGTGCAGCTCTGTCATTACCATAGGGGACTTGGTTTTGGACTctgatgaagaagaaaatgaccagagggaaggaagg GAGTCTCTGGAAAACTATCAGAAGACAAAGTTTGACACCTTGATCCCCACCTTCTATGAATACCTCCCTACTTCTGGCCCCAGTGCtgtgtctgtccctcccatgACCATGCAGACAGGTCTAGACACTTATGATAGGACCGGAATTCTCTCTGCACTCCACCTGTCTCCCTGA
- the TINF2 gene encoding TERF1-interacting nuclear factor 2 isoform X2, with the protein MATPPGAGPAALRFAAAATWQVVRGRRVEHFPRVLEFLRSLRAAAPGLVRYRHHERLCMGLKAKVVVELIFQGRPWAQVLNALHHHFPESGPVVRDPKATKQDLRKISEAQKTFCQQELEQEYGESFLAAMEKLFFEYLCQLEKALPALQAQQLQDVLSWMQPGVSITSSFALSQYGVDMGWPLPERLVTDSVSVTEPMEQSPPQQPNLVLHDPSPKARPSSYLSRGLASRKNPEPLAGHHFNLAPLGRRRIQSRWASTKGDHKERPTVMLFPFRNLGSPSQIISEPESREEHETHTADLAGAAGMRAASTGKSKSPSQTLGGRALKENPVDLFASEKEENCLVCPMDPLRLSLSPPKARKPVCPPSLCSSVITIGDLVLDSDEEENDQREGRVSRKEQKAGEEDEQNKTEKPHMLQNMEGSGNKTMIGSPCSLLCRSLWKTIRRQSLTP; encoded by the exons ATGGCCACGCCCCCGGGGGCCGGTCCCGCGGCTCTGCGCTTCGCAGCCGCGGCCACCTGGCAAGTGGTGCGGGGACGCCGCGTGGAGCATTTCCCCCGGGTGTTAGAGTTTTTGCGATCACTGCGCGCTGCTGCCCCTGGCTTGGTTCGCTACCGCCACCATGAACGCCTGTGTATGGGTCTAAAGGCCAAG GTAGTGGTGGAGCTGATCTTTCAGGGCCGGCCGTGGGCCCAAGTTCTGAATGCCCTACATCACCACTTCCCAGAGTCTGGACCTGTAGTGCGGGACCCGAAAGCT ACAAAGCAGGATCTGAGGAAGATCTCAGAGGCACAGAAAACCTTTTGCCAACAG GAACTTGAACAAGAGTATGGGGAATCCTTTTTGGCTGCCATGGAAAAGCTGTTTTTTGAATACCTGTGTCAGCTGGAAAAAGCACTGCCTGCGTTGCAGGCACAGCAG CTTCAAGATGTGCTGAGCTGGATGCAGCCTGGAGTTTCTATCACTTCTTCTTTTGCCTTGAGCCAATATGGTGTGGACATGGGGTGGCCACTTCCAG agcgTTTGGTTACTGATTCAGTGAGCGTGACAGAGCCCATGGAGCAGAGTCCTCCTCAGCAACCAAATCTAGTACTTCATGATCCATCGCCAAAAGCCAGGCCTAGCTCATACCTTTCTCGGGGACTAGCCTCAAGGAAGAACCCAGAACCTTTGGCTGGCCACCACTTCAATCTGGCCCCTCTAGGCCGGCGAAGAATCCAGTCCCGATGGGCATCCACTAAGGGAGACCATAAGGAGCGCCCTACAGTCATGCTGTTCCCCTTTAGGAATCTGGGTTCACCAAGCCAGATCATATCTGAGCCTGAGAGCAGGGAAGAACATGAAACACACACGGCAGATCTGGCAGGTGCTGCGGGCATGAGAGCAGCTTCCACTGGAAAGTCTAAGAGTCCATCCCAGACCCTGGGGGGAAGAGCTCTGAAGGAGAACCCAGTTGACTTGTTTGCTtcagagaaagaaga GAATTGCTTGGTTTGCCCCATGGACCCCCTGAGACTGTCATTATCACCTCCTAAGGCTAGGAAGCCAG TGTGTCCCCCATCTCTGTGCAGCTCTGTCATTACCATAGGGGACTTGGTTTTGGACTctgatgaagaagaaaatgaccagagggaaggaagggtgagTAGGAAGGAACAGAAAGCTGGGGAAGAGGATGAGCAGAACAAGACAGAGAAACCCCACATGCTCCAGAATATGGAGGGCTCAGGGAATAAGACGATGATAGGATCTCCCTGCTCCCTTCTCTGCAGGAGTCTCTGGAAAACTATCAGAAGACAAAGTTTGACACCTTGA